One Solanum pennellii chromosome 9, SPENNV200 DNA segment encodes these proteins:
- the LOC107029351 gene encoding E3 ubiquitin-protein ligase RZFP34 encodes MECTLEEHITTLSFTGDESTMEMGSGNYGCSHYRRRCKIRAPCCDEIFDCRHCHNDSKNSLDVDPLERHDIPRHDIKRVICSLCNTEQDVQQKCIQCGVCMGKYFCSKCNFFDDDVSKNQYHCDKCGICRTGGEENFFHCDTCGCCYTNSMKESHKCIERAMHHNCPVCFEYIFDTTKNIIVLPCGHTMHLECVMQMEQHFQYSCPVCSRSYCDMSRVWEQLDQEVASTDMPEMYQDKKVWILCNDCAETSEVNFHIVAHKCPSCKSYNTRQTRGGSSSCSNITEMVR; translated from the exons ATGGAATGTACTTTGGAGGAACATATAACCACTCTTTCTTTTACTGGTGATGAATCTACGATGGAGATGGGTTCCGGGAATTACGG gTGCTCGCATTATAGAAGGAGATGCAAAATTAGAGCACCTTGTTGTGATGAGATATTTGATTGCAGACATTGCCATAATGACTCAAAG AATTCTTTAGATGTTGATCCACTCGAACGACACGATATTCCTCGTCATGATATTAAAAGG GTCATTTGCTCATTGTGTAATACTGAACAGGAT GTTCAACAAAAATGCATCCAGTGCGGGGTTTGCATGGGGAAGTACTTTTGCTCAAAATGCAACTTCTTCGATGATGAT GTCTCGAAGAATCAATACCACTGTGATAAATGTGGAATCTGCAG AACGGGTGGCGAGGAGAATTTCTTTCACTGTGACACATGTG GATGCTGCTATACAAATTCAATGAAGGAATCACATAAATGTATAGAAAGAGCGATGCACCACAATTGCCCTGTTTGCTTTGAG TATATTTTTGATACAACAAAAAACATCATCGTCTTGCCTTGCGGTCACACAATGCATCTGGAATGTGTCATGCAGATGGAACAACATTTCCA GTATTCTTGTCCTGTTTGCTCAAGATCATACTGTGACATGTCTCGAGTCTGGGAGCAACTGGACCAGGAG GTTGCATCAACAGATATGCCTGAAATGTATCAGGACAAGAAG GTTTGGATTCTTTGCAACGACTGTGCAGAAACATCTGAGGTTAACTTTCATATAGTAGCACATAAATGTCCAAGTTGCAAATCCTATAATACAAGGCAGACAAGAGGAGGGTCCAGTTCATGCTCTAATATTACCGAAATGGTTAGATGA
- the LOC107029905 gene encoding alpha carbonic anhydrase 7-like, with protein sequence MKKQSSNLILIIFGSFLYLSIFSNATFIGHQKNEGGETEDEVKFDYNEKSEKGPSKWGDLNKEWETCKNGKMQSPIDISSCRVKNMRKMGHIKHYKPTNSTIRNRGHDISLHWHGDAGSILMNDTDYPLIQIHWHSPSEHTINGRRYALELHMVHQEQVNKKTVVNAVLYKFGKPDPFIFILRAHILSMIDQEGEERSLGIINPKYITNNIHKESYYEYKGSLTIPPCTEGVTWIVNKKVETVSRFQVKLLREAVHDHAERNARPLQPNNNREIQLLFSKH encoded by the exons atgaagaaacaaagctccaatttaattttaattatttttggatCATTCCTCTATTTATCTATATTTTCGAATGCAACATTCATTGGTCATCAAAAAAATGAAGGTGGTG aAACTGAGGATGAGGTGAAGTTTGATTATAATGAAAAGAGTGAAAAAGGACCAAGTAAATGGGGAGATTTAAATAAAGAATGGGAAACTTGCAAGAATGGGAAAATGCAATCTCCAATTGATATTTCAAGTTGTAGAGtcaaaaatatgagaaaaatgGGTCACATAAAACACTACAAGCCTACTAATTCTACTATAAGAAATAGAGGACATGATATTTCA tTGCATTGGCATGGGGATGCTGGATCAATTTTGATGAATGACACAGACTACCCTCTTATACAAATTCATTGGCATTCACCATCTGAACATACTATTAATGGTAGAAG GTATGCATTGGAATTGCATATGGTTCACCAGGAGCAGGTGAATAAAAAAACAGTTGTAAATGCTGTCCTTTACAAATTTGGCAAACCAGAtccatttatttttata ttGAGGGCACATATATTATCTATGATAGATCAAGAAGGTGAAGAGAGGAGTTTGGGCATAATTAATCCAAAGTATATTactaataatattcataaagaAAGTTATTATGAATACAAGGGTTCACTCACTATTCCTCCTTGCACAGAAGGTGTTACTTGGATAGTCAACaagaag gtaGAAACTGTTTCAAGATTTCAAGTGAAGTTGCTTAGAGAAGCTGTACATGAT cATGCTGAAAGAAATGCAAGGCCATTGCAACCAAATAACAACAGAGAAATTCAACTTTTATTCTCCAAGCACTAG